The Candidatus Mycolicibacterium alkanivorans genome contains a region encoding:
- a CDS encoding cation:proton antiporter regulatory subunit yields the protein MEVREVLLPGVGLRYEFDNRDGDRIGVIARRTGDFDVVVYAAADPDQARPVFRLTDEEADALAQILGAPRMVERFADLTKEVPGLDAGQIAVAAGSPFADRALGETRARTRTGASIVAIVRDEEVLASPGPDEVLRAHDVLVVIGTEDGIAGVRQIVDQG from the coding sequence ATGGAGGTCAGGGAAGTCCTGCTGCCCGGCGTCGGCCTGCGCTACGAGTTCGACAATCGCGACGGTGACCGCATCGGTGTGATCGCTCGGCGCACAGGCGATTTCGACGTCGTTGTCTATGCGGCCGCCGATCCGGACCAGGCCCGCCCGGTGTTCCGCCTGACCGATGAGGAAGCCGATGCCCTGGCTCAGATCCTCGGCGCACCCCGCATGGTGGAACGCTTCGCCGACCTGACCAAAGAGGTGCCCGGCTTGGACGCCGGGCAGATCGCGGTCGCCGCCGGCTCACCGTTCGCCGACCGCGCACTCGGCGAGACCCGGGCCCGCACCCGCACCGGCGCGTCGATCGTGGCGATCGTGCGCGACGAGGAGGTGCTGGCCTCGCCCGGACCGGACGAGGTGCTGCGCGCCCACGACGTGCTGGTCGTCATCGGCACCGAGGACGGGATCGCGGGAGTTCGGCAGATCGTCGACCAGGGCTGA
- a CDS encoding MFS transporter, which translates to MGSPGLDSRDRRARVATAGLFLTNGALFANLLPRYPEIKSDLGLSNTVFGLAVAAFSAGALMTGPAAATLIRRFRSAVVAVAGSVLIAVFTVAAGLAPTGIILALALFCAGAADSVTDVAQNVHGLRVQRHYGRFIINSLHAVWSAGAVLGGLMGAGAIYLGVPRAVQLSASGLLFSAVCLVGYRYLLPGADHEGGPRDERATARPGRTVYLALAALVGIAVAGAVVEDAGSSWATLYLRDSLAAPAAIAAMGYVAVVGFQFIGRLLGDRTVDRFGQHTVVRAGGLIAATGMGAALAFPGVPGTIAGFAAAGFGSATLVPAAMHAADELPGLRPGTGLTALTWLMRVGFLGSPIVVGAVADAAGLRAGLLTVPVAGLAAVLLAGSLSPRNRSARS; encoded by the coding sequence ATGGGCAGCCCGGGGCTCGATTCACGTGACCGCAGGGCCCGGGTCGCGACGGCGGGGCTGTTCCTGACCAACGGCGCGCTGTTCGCCAACCTGCTGCCGCGCTACCCGGAGATCAAGTCCGATCTCGGGCTGTCCAACACGGTGTTCGGGCTCGCGGTGGCCGCCTTCTCGGCCGGAGCGCTGATGACGGGCCCGGCCGCGGCGACGCTGATCCGGCGGTTCCGCTCGGCGGTGGTGGCGGTCGCCGGCAGCGTGCTGATCGCCGTCTTCACCGTGGCCGCCGGTCTGGCGCCCACCGGCATCATCCTGGCTCTGGCGCTGTTCTGTGCGGGAGCGGCCGACTCGGTCACCGACGTCGCCCAGAACGTGCACGGGCTGCGGGTGCAACGGCACTACGGGCGGTTCATCATCAACTCGCTACACGCCGTGTGGTCGGCGGGTGCGGTGCTCGGCGGGCTGATGGGTGCCGGCGCCATCTACCTGGGCGTGCCCCGCGCGGTGCAGTTGTCGGCATCCGGGCTGCTGTTCAGCGCGGTGTGCTTGGTCGGTTACCGCTACCTGCTGCCGGGCGCCGACCACGAAGGCGGGCCGCGGGACGAGCGGGCGACCGCGCGGCCTGGGCGCACCGTGTACCTGGCGCTGGCGGCCCTGGTGGGCATCGCCGTCGCCGGGGCCGTGGTCGAGGACGCCGGAAGCTCGTGGGCCACCCTGTACCTGCGGGACTCGCTGGCCGCCCCGGCCGCGATCGCGGCGATGGGTTACGTGGCGGTGGTCGGCTTCCAGTTCATCGGCCGCCTGCTCGGCGACCGCACGGTGGACCGCTTCGGCCAGCACACCGTGGTGCGGGCCGGCGGTCTGATCGCCGCCACCGGCATGGGCGCGGCACTGGCGTTCCCGGGTGTGCCGGGCACCATCGCCGGGTTCGCGGCCGCCGGGTTCGGGTCGGCCACCCTGGTGCCGGCCGCCATGCACGCCGCCGACGAACTGCCCGGCCTGCGGCCCGGGACCGGTCTGACGGCGCTGACCTGGCTGATGCGGGTGGGATTTCTCGGTTCGCCGATTGTCGTGGGCGCCGTCGCCGACGCCGCCGGCCTGCGTGCCGGGCTGCTGACCGTTCCGGTGGCCGGTCTCGCCGCGGTGCTGCTCGCAGGCTCCCTCAGCCCACGGAACCGGTCAGCTCGATCGTGA
- a CDS encoding LysM peptidoglycan-binding domain-containing protein, with translation MGDTLTEGQRLEKGGSLTSNNGAYTLTLQGDGNLVLAARGEAVWATGTNGQDVVRAEVQADGNFVLYTSDKPIWHTDTKGKKSVKLVLQDDRNLVLYAADGPAWSSRTETDAPPPPAPEAEAEVVEVAPVVVEEPTPTPPPPPEPTPRTYTVVAGDTLFAIAERFYGDGNRYPEIAAASGISNPDLIQIGQVVTIP, from the coding sequence ATGGGAGACACACTCACCGAAGGCCAGAGACTCGAGAAGGGCGGTTCACTCACCTCGAACAATGGGGCTTACACCCTGACGCTGCAGGGCGACGGCAACCTCGTTCTGGCTGCGCGCGGGGAAGCAGTTTGGGCGACCGGTACCAACGGCCAGGACGTCGTGCGTGCCGAGGTGCAGGCCGACGGCAACTTCGTGCTGTACACGTCGGACAAGCCGATTTGGCACACCGACACCAAGGGCAAGAAGAGCGTGAAGCTGGTGTTGCAGGACGACCGCAACCTGGTGCTCTACGCCGCCGACGGACCGGCCTGGTCCTCGCGCACCGAGACCGACGCCCCGCCGCCGCCGGCCCCCGAGGCCGAGGCCGAGGTCGTTGAGGTGGCCCCGGTGGTCGTCGAGGAGCCGACGCCGACGCCGCCGCCTCCGCCGGAGCCGACGCCGCGGACCTACACCGTCGTGGCCGGTGACACCCTGTTCGCCATTGCCGAGCGCTTCTACGGTGACGGCAACCGTTACCCGGAGATCGCCGCGGCGAGTGGAATCTCCAACCCGGATCTGATCCAGATCGGGCAGGTCGTCACCATTCCCTGA
- a CDS encoding ABC transporter ATP-binding protein/permease, whose translation MEMYKPSLDWSNEIPHSLLWAAKAWTISAVVAVVVLVLLARYTTWGRQFWRITGGYFRGRASVAVWLWLGVLLFSTMIAVRLDVLLSYYSNDLYSSLQVAFEGAGAGNEAVRDSGVHGFWLAILTFVIIAAVYVSRQIVDIYLTQRFIIRWRVWLTDRLTGDWLEQEAYYRSRFIDNPIDNPDQRIQMDIDIFTTGTGAEPDSPTVSSSTTLLFEAINSVVSVVSFTPILWNLSGPLSLFGNTLNHALFWLVLLYVAVATVIAFWIGKPLILLSFRNELTNAAFRYALVRLRDAAEAIGFYRGEIAERSILASRFTAIIANYRALVVRSLYLLGWNQTMSQVITPLPLVVQAPRLFAGQISFGDVTQSSSAFLNIHDSLAFFRSVYDSFAGYRATIIRLDGLVEANAEARALPRLDAEQTTDGTFELRDVDVCRPNGDMLIDGLDLQLQPGEALVITGPPGCGRTTLLRSIARLWPYGSGTVRQPGGGDGETMFLSQVPYVPLGDLRAVLTYPAIEGSIADERLVATLDDVALGHLSGRLDEVQDWAKVLSPGEQQRIAFARILLTEPKVVFLDEATSAVDEGQEYSLYRLLRTRLPDCIVVSVTHRSTVEQHHDHHLRLLGGGEWQLDRRAETVGM comes from the coding sequence ATGGAGATGTACAAGCCCTCCCTTGACTGGAGCAACGAGATCCCGCACTCGCTGCTGTGGGCGGCCAAGGCGTGGACTATCAGCGCGGTGGTGGCGGTCGTCGTCCTGGTCCTCCTCGCCCGCTACACCACCTGGGGCCGGCAGTTCTGGCGGATCACCGGTGGATACTTCCGCGGGCGCGCCAGTGTGGCGGTGTGGCTGTGGCTGGGCGTGCTGCTGTTCTCGACGATGATCGCCGTGCGCCTCGACGTGCTCCTGAGCTATTACAGCAACGACCTTTACTCCTCGCTGCAGGTCGCGTTCGAGGGCGCCGGAGCCGGCAACGAGGCGGTGCGGGACTCCGGAGTGCACGGATTTTGGCTCGCCATACTGACTTTCGTGATCATCGCCGCGGTCTACGTCAGCAGGCAGATAGTCGACATCTACCTGACGCAGCGCTTCATCATCCGCTGGCGGGTGTGGCTGACCGATCGGCTCACCGGGGACTGGCTCGAACAGGAGGCCTACTACCGCAGCCGGTTCATCGACAACCCGATCGACAACCCCGACCAGCGCATCCAGATGGACATCGACATCTTCACCACAGGCACTGGCGCCGAACCGGATTCGCCCACCGTGAGCTCGTCGACGACGCTGTTGTTCGAGGCCATCAACTCGGTGGTGTCGGTGGTGTCGTTCACCCCGATCCTGTGGAACCTGTCCGGTCCGCTCAGCCTGTTCGGGAACACACTCAACCACGCGCTGTTCTGGCTGGTGCTGCTCTATGTCGCGGTGGCCACCGTGATCGCGTTCTGGATCGGTAAGCCGCTGATCCTGCTGAGCTTCCGAAACGAGTTGACCAACGCGGCTTTCCGCTATGCGCTGGTCCGGTTGCGCGATGCCGCCGAGGCGATCGGGTTCTACCGCGGCGAGATCGCCGAACGCTCCATCCTGGCATCGCGGTTCACCGCGATCATCGCCAACTACCGGGCCTTGGTGGTGCGCAGCCTGTACCTGCTGGGCTGGAACCAGACGATGAGCCAGGTCATCACCCCTCTGCCGCTGGTGGTCCAGGCGCCACGGCTGTTCGCCGGCCAGATCAGCTTCGGCGACGTCACCCAGTCTTCGAGCGCGTTCCTCAACATTCACGACTCGCTGGCCTTCTTCCGCAGCGTCTACGACTCGTTCGCCGGCTACCGGGCCACGATCATCCGCCTCGACGGACTGGTCGAGGCCAACGCCGAAGCACGCGCCCTGCCCCGGCTGGATGCCGAGCAAACCACCGACGGCACTTTCGAACTGCGTGACGTCGACGTGTGCCGGCCCAACGGTGACATGCTGATCGACGGGCTCGATCTCCAGCTGCAGCCCGGCGAGGCGCTGGTGATCACCGGCCCGCCCGGGTGCGGGCGCACCACCCTGCTGCGCAGCATCGCCCGGCTGTGGCCCTACGGCTCCGGGACGGTTCGGCAGCCCGGCGGTGGTGACGGGGAGACGATGTTCCTGTCCCAGGTCCCCTACGTCCCGCTGGGTGACCTGCGCGCCGTGCTGACCTATCCGGCGATCGAAGGCAGCATTGCCGACGAACGACTCGTCGCCACCCTCGACGACGTCGCGCTCGGGCATCTCAGCGGCCGGCTCGACGAGGTCCAGGACTGGGCCAAGGTCCTCTCGCCGGGTGAGCAGCAGCGCATCGCATTCGCGCGGATCCTGCTGACCGAGCCCAAGGTGGTCTTCCTCGACGAGGCGACCTCGGCCGTCGACGAGGGTCAGGAGTACTCACTCTACCGGCTGCTGCGCACCCGGTTGCCGGACTGCATCGTCGTCTCGGTCACCCACCGCAGCACCGTCGAACAACACCATGACCACCACCTGCGCCTGCTGGGTGGCGGTGAGTGGCAGCTCGACCGCCGGGCCGAGACCGTGGGAATGTGA
- a CDS encoding Rv1815 family serine proteinase → MARLPLRYLVAAAAAVAACSAVAPVAQADPGVVVSPGMEIHQDSNVCTLGYVDPVQRVAFSAGHCRGSGPVTDKDGRFIGMVSTFRDNTPDGTVVRTDEVISDYETIGLATDVVVNNILPGGRQLVADVAPPLTAGAPVCHFGVVTGESCGSVERVNNGWFTMDNGVVSKKGDSGGPVYVLADSNKAVIIGLFNSTWGALPAAVSWQATGQQVREDVGVVNVAVSQHN, encoded by the coding sequence GTGGCTCGCTTACCTCTTCGGTACCTCGTCGCAGCGGCCGCTGCCGTCGCCGCGTGCTCGGCCGTGGCCCCGGTGGCCCAGGCCGACCCCGGTGTGGTGGTTTCTCCCGGCATGGAGATCCACCAGGACAGCAACGTCTGCACCCTCGGCTACGTCGACCCGGTCCAGCGGGTGGCCTTCTCGGCCGGGCATTGCCGCGGCAGCGGGCCGGTCACCGACAAGGACGGCCGGTTCATCGGCATGGTGTCGACATTCCGCGACAACACCCCCGACGGCACCGTCGTGCGCACCGATGAGGTGATCTCCGACTACGAGACCATCGGCCTGGCCACCGATGTCGTCGTCAACAACATCCTTCCCGGCGGCCGCCAACTGGTCGCCGACGTCGCGCCACCGCTGACCGCGGGTGCTCCGGTGTGCCACTTCGGAGTGGTGACCGGGGAGAGCTGCGGCTCGGTCGAGCGGGTCAACAACGGCTGGTTCACGATGGACAACGGTGTCGTCAGCAAGAAGGGCGACTCCGGCGGGCCGGTCTACGTGCTGGCCGACAGCAACAAGGCCGTCATCATCGGACTGTTCAACAGCACCTGGGGCGCGCTGCCGGCCGCGGTGTCCTGGCAGGCCACCGGCCAGCAGGTCCGCGAGGACGTGGGCGTGGTCAACGTGGCGGTGTCGCAGCACAACTAG
- a CDS encoding cation:proton antiporter: MEVSVALLFELGVILTALAVLGSVARRFALSPIPLYLLAGLALGNGGIAPMAAAGEFVSTGASIGVVLLLLTLGLEFSIAEFASSMRRHLPSVGVDLVLNATPGAIAGWLLGLDGVGILAMAGITFISSSGVIARLLNDLRRLGNRETPAVLSVLVLEDFAMAAYLPLLAVLAARRGWGEALLWMAAGLAALGGAFVASYRWGRHVGRLIAHPDDEQLLLRILGLTLIVAALAEHLHASAAVGAFLVGLTLTGPTADRARGVLGPLRDLFAAVFFLAIGFSVSPADLLPMLPAALALAAVTAVTKVLTGAYAARRDGVARAGRIRAGAALIARGEFSLVIIGLVGSTVAAIGPVATPYVFVLATLGPVLTRFAK; encoded by the coding sequence ATGGAAGTGTCGGTGGCGCTGCTGTTCGAACTCGGCGTCATCCTCACCGCTTTGGCGGTCCTGGGCTCGGTGGCCCGCCGCTTCGCCCTTTCTCCGATTCCGCTGTACCTGCTGGCCGGGCTGGCGCTGGGCAACGGCGGGATCGCGCCCATGGCGGCGGCGGGGGAGTTCGTCTCCACCGGCGCTTCGATCGGCGTGGTGCTGCTGCTGCTCACCCTGGGCCTGGAGTTCTCCATCGCCGAGTTCGCGTCCAGCATGCGCCGCCACCTGCCCTCGGTCGGTGTCGACTTGGTGCTCAACGCAACCCCCGGCGCCATCGCTGGCTGGCTGCTCGGCCTCGACGGTGTCGGCATCCTCGCGATGGCCGGAATCACGTTCATCTCGTCGTCCGGCGTCATCGCCCGGCTGCTGAACGACCTGCGCCGGCTGGGCAACCGGGAGACCCCGGCGGTGCTGTCGGTCCTGGTGCTCGAGGACTTCGCGATGGCTGCCTACCTGCCCCTGCTCGCGGTACTCGCCGCCCGCCGCGGCTGGGGGGAGGCACTGCTGTGGATGGCGGCGGGGCTGGCCGCGCTCGGTGGTGCGTTCGTGGCGTCCTACCGCTGGGGGCGCCACGTCGGCCGGCTGATCGCACACCCCGACGACGAGCAGTTGCTGCTGCGGATCCTGGGTCTGACCCTGATCGTGGCCGCACTGGCCGAGCACCTGCACGCCTCGGCGGCGGTGGGCGCATTCCTGGTCGGCCTGACCCTGACCGGCCCGACCGCCGACCGCGCCCGCGGCGTGCTGGGTCCGCTGCGCGACCTGTTCGCGGCGGTGTTCTTCCTGGCGATCGGCTTCTCGGTGAGCCCTGCCGACCTGCTGCCGATGCTGCCGGCGGCGCTGGCCCTGGCCGCCGTCACCGCGGTGACCAAGGTTCTCACCGGCGCCTACGCCGCGCGTCGCGACGGCGTTGCCCGGGCCGGCCGGATCCGCGCCGGTGCCGCCCTGATCGCCCGCGGCGAGTTCTCCCTGGTGATAATCGGACTGGTGGGATCGACCGTCGCTGCCATCGGGCCGGTGGCCACACCGTATGTATTCGTGTTGGCCACGCTGGGCCCCGTGCTCACGCGGTTCGCCAAGTAG
- a CDS encoding ABC transporter ATP-binding protein/permease yields the protein MEMYTPSMDWGHEFVPSLLWILNAWAISAVLSMVVLVLLARFTVWGRQYWRVSGDYFKGKQSIPVWIWLAGLLLSVTMSVRLDVLLSFYSNDLFTSLQVAFQGAGANNAAVRQSGIHGFWTALIIFAILATIYISRVMLDIYVTQRFIIRWRVWLTDRLTCDWLDDHAYYRTRFTESDIDNPDQRIQQDVDIFTAGVGSSPNTPMIGSSSMLLFGAINSLMTVVSFTLILWHLSGPLTVAGITLDHALFWVVLVYVVFATVIAFWIGHPLIRLSFRNELTNAVFRYALVRLRDAAEAVGFYRGEDAERGLLRRKFAEIIANYRRYVNRAIALTGWNLTMSQIINPLPLVIQAPRLFSGAINLGDVTQSSSAFGSIHDSLSFFRNAYDSFAAYRAAIIRLHGLVQTNSVARELPKLTTVASHDGSVELQRVEVRTPSGAQLLDPIDLRLEPGETLVITGPSGTGKTTLLRSLAQMWPYTSGTLRRPIDDHDTMFLSQMPYVPLGDLRTVVSYPANSGAIPDEELQRALTQVALSHLTIRLNEVQDWAKVLSPGEQQRIAFARVLLTRPKAAFLDEATSALDEGLEFALYDLIRTELPNTILVSVSHRSTVEQHHTRHLELLGEGAWHLGRVEGNEPAPV from the coding sequence TTGGAAATGTACACGCCGTCCATGGACTGGGGGCACGAGTTCGTGCCCTCGTTGCTGTGGATTCTCAATGCGTGGGCGATCAGCGCCGTACTCAGCATGGTCGTCTTGGTCCTGCTGGCCCGTTTCACGGTGTGGGGCCGTCAGTACTGGCGGGTCAGCGGCGACTACTTCAAGGGCAAGCAGAGCATCCCGGTGTGGATCTGGCTCGCGGGCCTGCTGCTGTCGGTGACGATGTCGGTACGCCTTGACGTGCTGCTCAGCTTCTACAGCAACGACCTGTTCACGTCCCTGCAGGTCGCGTTCCAGGGCGCCGGCGCGAACAACGCCGCTGTGCGCCAATCCGGCATCCACGGCTTCTGGACCGCCCTGATCATCTTCGCGATCCTGGCGACCATCTACATCAGCCGGGTGATGCTCGACATCTACGTGACTCAGCGCTTCATCATCCGCTGGCGGGTGTGGCTGACCGACCGGCTGACCTGCGACTGGCTCGACGACCACGCCTACTACCGCACCCGGTTCACCGAGTCCGACATCGACAACCCCGACCAGCGCATCCAGCAGGACGTGGACATCTTCACTGCCGGGGTTGGGTCATCGCCCAACACCCCGATGATCGGCTCGTCCAGCATGCTGCTGTTCGGGGCCATCAACTCGCTGATGACGGTTGTCTCGTTCACCCTGATCCTGTGGCACCTGTCCGGCCCGCTGACGGTGGCCGGCATCACGCTCGACCATGCGCTGTTCTGGGTGGTCCTGGTCTACGTGGTGTTCGCGACGGTGATCGCGTTCTGGATCGGCCATCCGCTGATCCGGCTGAGCTTCCGCAACGAGCTCACCAACGCCGTGTTCCGCTACGCGCTGGTGCGGCTGCGCGACGCCGCCGAGGCGGTCGGCTTCTACCGCGGCGAGGACGCCGAGCGCGGGCTGCTGCGCCGCAAGTTCGCCGAGATCATCGCCAACTACCGCCGGTATGTGAACCGCGCCATCGCGCTGACCGGGTGGAACCTGACGATGAGCCAGATCATCAACCCGCTGCCGCTGGTCATCCAGGCGCCCCGGTTGTTCTCCGGGGCGATCAACCTCGGTGACGTCACGCAGTCCTCGAGCGCATTCGGCTCGATCCACGACTCGCTGTCGTTCTTCCGCAACGCCTACGACTCCTTCGCCGCCTACCGGGCCGCGATCATCCGTCTGCACGGCCTGGTCCAGACCAACTCGGTGGCCCGCGAGCTGCCCAAGCTGACCACCGTGGCCAGCCACGACGGCTCGGTGGAACTGCAGCGCGTCGAGGTCCGCACCCCCAGCGGCGCACAGCTGCTCGATCCCATCGACCTGCGGCTGGAGCCCGGCGAGACCCTGGTGATCACCGGACCGTCCGGCACCGGCAAGACCACGCTGCTGCGCAGCCTGGCCCAGATGTGGCCCTACACCTCGGGCACCTTGCGCCGCCCGATCGACGACCACGACACCATGTTCCTGTCGCAAATGCCGTATGTCCCGCTCGGTGATCTGCGCACGGTGGTGTCCTACCCCGCCAACTCCGGTGCAATCCCTGACGAGGAGTTGCAGCGGGCGCTGACCCAGGTGGCGTTGTCGCACCTGACCATCCGGCTCAACGAGGTCCAGGACTGGGCCAAGGTGCTGTCCCCGGGTGAGCAGCAGCGCATCGCCTTCGCCCGGGTCCTGCTCACCCGGCCCAAGGCGGCCTTCCTCGACGAGGCCACTTCCGCGCTCGACGAAGGTCTGGAGTTCGCGCTCTACGACCTGATCCGCACCGAGCTGCCCAACACCATCCTGGTCAGCGTCAGCCATCGCAGCACCGTCGAGCAACACCACACCCGGCATCTGGAGTTGCTCGGCGAGGGCGCCTGGCACCTGGGCCGGGTCGAGGGCAACGAACCCGCGCCAGTCTGA
- a CDS encoding acetolactate synthase, which yields MGTDADSPHTVHAGTLVARRLRASGIDTVFTLSGGHIFPIYDGCRSEGIRLIDTRHEQTAAFAAEGWSKVTRVPGVVALTAGPGVTNGMSAMAAAQQNQSPMLVLGGRAPALRWGMGSLQEIDHVPFVAPLTRYAVTAESAGAVGDRVDDALRAAVGAPSGAAFVDFPMDHLFGEAHDRDEPGALTELPALPAPDGLELQRAVDLLSDAQRPVIMAGTNVWWGHAEEALLDLAEKLRIPVFANGMARGIVGADRDLGFSRARSAALSQADVALVVGVPMDFRLGFGAVFGNETRLIVADRVAPDRGHPRAVAAGLYGDLSVILTALAGAAAGAHEDWIGSLRTLEARARAAEAEELADDRTPLHPMRVYAELMPLLDRDAIVVIDAGDFGSYAGRVIDSYVPGAWLDSGPFGCLGSGPGYALAAKLARPDRQVVLLQGDGAFGFSGMEWDTLVRHGVHVVSVIGNNGIWALEKHPMEMLYGYSVVAELRPGTRYDEVVRALGGHGELVATPEELRPALRRAFEAGVPAVVNTLTDPSVAYPRRSNLG from the coding sequence ATGGGCACCGACGCTGATTCTCCGCACACCGTTCACGCCGGCACATTGGTCGCACGGCGGCTGCGAGCCAGCGGCATCGACACGGTGTTCACCCTGTCCGGTGGTCACATCTTCCCGATCTACGACGGCTGCCGCAGCGAGGGAATCCGGCTGATCGATACCCGCCACGAGCAGACCGCGGCCTTCGCCGCCGAGGGCTGGTCGAAGGTGACGCGGGTACCCGGTGTCGTCGCGCTGACCGCCGGGCCCGGGGTGACCAACGGGATGAGCGCGATGGCCGCCGCCCAGCAGAACCAGTCACCGATGCTGGTCCTCGGCGGGCGCGCCCCGGCGCTGCGCTGGGGGATGGGCTCGCTGCAGGAGATCGACCACGTCCCGTTCGTGGCCCCGCTGACCCGCTACGCGGTCACCGCCGAGTCGGCCGGCGCCGTCGGTGACCGGGTCGACGACGCGCTGCGCGCGGCAGTCGGCGCGCCATCCGGGGCGGCATTCGTCGACTTCCCGATGGACCACCTGTTCGGCGAGGCCCACGACCGCGACGAACCGGGTGCACTGACTGAGCTGCCCGCGCTGCCGGCGCCGGACGGACTCGAACTGCAGCGGGCCGTCGACCTGCTCTCCGACGCGCAGCGCCCGGTGATCATGGCCGGCACCAACGTGTGGTGGGGGCACGCCGAGGAGGCCCTGCTCGACCTGGCCGAGAAACTGCGAATCCCGGTGTTCGCCAACGGAATGGCCCGCGGCATCGTCGGCGCGGACCGGGACCTGGGGTTCTCGCGCGCCCGGTCGGCGGCGCTCTCGCAGGCCGACGTGGCTCTGGTCGTCGGGGTGCCGATGGACTTCCGGCTCGGCTTCGGCGCCGTCTTCGGCAACGAGACCCGGCTGATCGTCGCCGACCGCGTCGCCCCCGACCGCGGCCATCCCCGCGCGGTGGCCGCGGGCCTCTACGGCGACCTGTCGGTGATCCTTACCGCGCTGGCCGGCGCCGCCGCCGGAGCACATGAGGATTGGATCGGCTCGCTGCGCACGCTCGAGGCCAGGGCCCGGGCCGCCGAGGCCGAGGAACTGGCCGACGACCGCACCCCGCTGCACCCGATGCGGGTCTACGCCGAACTGATGCCGCTGCTGGATCGCGACGCGATCGTGGTCATCGACGCCGGTGACTTCGGTTCCTACGCGGGCCGCGTCATCGACAGCTACGTGCCCGGCGCGTGGCTCGACAGCGGGCCGTTCGGCTGCCTGGGGTCGGGGCCGGGCTACGCGTTGGCCGCCAAGCTGGCCCGGCCCGACCGGCAGGTCGTGCTGCTGCAGGGCGACGGGGCGTTCGGCTTCTCCGGGATGGAGTGGGACACGCTGGTTCGCCATGGCGTGCACGTGGTGTCGGTGATCGGCAACAACGGGATCTGGGCGCTGGAGAAGCATCCGATGGAGATGCTCTACGGCTATTCGGTGGTCGCCGAATTGCGGCCGGGCACCCGCTACGACGAGGTGGTGCGGGCGCTGGGCGGGCACGGCGAGCTGGTGGCGACGCCCGAGGAGCTGCGCCCGGCACTGCGCCGGGCCTTCGAAGCCGGGGTGCCCGCGGTGGTGAATACGCTGACCGACCCCTCGGTGGCCTACCCGCGGCGGTCGAATTTGGGGTGA